A single region of the Bacillus cereus genome encodes:
- the guaA gene encoding glutamine-hydrolyzing GMP synthase, translating into MKKQHDTIIVLDFGSQYNQLIARRIREFGVYSELHPHTITAEEIKAMNPKGIIFSGGPNSVYGEGALHCDEKIFELGLPIFGICYGMQLMTQHFGGKVERANHREYGKAVLKVENESKLYANLPEEQVVWMSHGDLVTGLPEGFVVDATSESCPIAGMSNEAKNLYGVQFHPEVRHSEHGNDLIKNFVFGVCGCSEGWNMENFIEVELEKIRETVGDKKVLCALSGGVDSSVVAVLIHKAIGDQLTCIFVDHGLLRKDEAEGVMKTFSEGFHMNVIKVDAKERFMNKLKGVEDPEQKRKIIGNEFIYVFDDEASKLQGMDFLAQGTLYTDIVESGTATAQTIKSHHNVGGLPEDMQFKLIEPLNTLFKDEVRVLGSELGIPDEIVWRQPFPGPGLGIRVLGEITEEKLEIVRESDAILREEIIKAGLDREVWQYFTALPGMRSVGVMGDERTYDYTVGIRAVTSIDGMTADWARIPWDVLEKISVRIVNEVKHVNRIVYDITSKPPATIEWE; encoded by the coding sequence TTGAAAAAGCAGCACGATACAATTATCGTTTTAGATTTTGGGAGTCAGTACAATCAGTTAATAGCACGTCGAATTCGTGAGTTCGGTGTATACAGTGAACTTCATCCACATACAATTACTGCAGAAGAAATTAAAGCAATGAATCCAAAAGGGATTATTTTCTCTGGTGGACCAAATAGTGTATACGGTGAAGGTGCATTACATTGTGATGAAAAAATATTCGAGCTAGGATTACCGATTTTCGGTATCTGTTACGGTATGCAGCTTATGACACAACACTTCGGTGGTAAAGTAGAACGCGCAAACCACCGTGAATACGGAAAAGCTGTTCTTAAAGTAGAGAACGAATCAAAATTATATGCGAACCTTCCAGAAGAGCAAGTTGTATGGATGAGTCATGGTGACTTAGTAACTGGTTTACCTGAAGGATTCGTAGTAGATGCAACAAGTGAGTCTTGTCCAATTGCTGGTATGAGCAATGAAGCAAAAAACTTATACGGTGTACAATTCCACCCAGAAGTACGTCACTCTGAGCACGGTAACGATTTAATTAAAAACTTCGTATTCGGCGTATGTGGTTGTTCTGAAGGATGGAACATGGAGAACTTTATCGAAGTAGAATTAGAGAAAATCCGTGAAACTGTTGGAGACAAAAAAGTACTATGCGCACTTAGTGGCGGTGTAGACTCTTCTGTTGTAGCAGTATTAATTCATAAAGCAATCGGTGATCAGTTAACATGTATTTTCGTTGACCACGGCTTACTTCGTAAAGATGAAGCAGAAGGTGTTATGAAAACATTTAGCGAAGGCTTCCACATGAACGTTATTAAAGTGGATGCAAAAGAACGCTTCATGAACAAGTTAAAAGGTGTAGAAGATCCAGAACAAAAACGTAAAATCATCGGTAACGAATTCATTTACGTATTTGATGATGAAGCGTCTAAATTACAAGGAATGGACTTCCTAGCGCAAGGTACACTTTACACGGATATCGTTGAAAGTGGTACAGCAACTGCACAAACAATTAAATCTCACCATAACGTTGGTGGACTTCCAGAAGACATGCAGTTCAAATTAATTGAGCCTTTAAACACGTTATTTAAAGATGAAGTACGTGTATTAGGATCAGAATTAGGAATTCCTGATGAAATCGTATGGCGTCAACCATTCCCAGGTCCAGGACTTGGTATTCGTGTATTAGGTGAAATCACAGAAGAGAAATTAGAAATCGTTCGTGAATCTGATGCGATTTTACGTGAAGAAATTATAAAAGCGGGATTAGACCGTGAAGTTTGGCAATACTTCACTGCGCTTCCTGGTATGCGTAGTGTTGGTGTTATGGGTGACGAGCGTACTTACGATTACACAGTAGGTATCCGCGCAGTAACATCTATTGACGGTATGACAGCTGACTGGGCACGTATCCCTTGGGATGTATTAGAGAAAATCTCTGTACGTATCGTAAACGAAGTAAAACACGTTAACCGTATCGTGTATGATATAACGAGTAAGCCACCAGCAACTATTGAGTGGGAATAG
- a CDS encoding CPBP family intramembrane glutamic endopeptidase, with translation MKKQYWWVIVTYILMQLSSIAGLPLLLKTGLYDNKGFTREEKFQLITGHWAIISFFIALCIVLWLLRTDIRDRHLDKMRSTVPATIGWIFIGFFLAFFSQSIAGMIEMYVLGIKPGSENTARLMDIARTTPWFLIVVSIIGPILEEIVFRKILFGTLYKKFNFFIAAIISSLVFAAIHFDFTHLLVYTAMGLVFAFLYVKTKRIIVPIAAHVAMNTLVAVAQVLVSNEQIQEMIKEAEKMQGFIGGFFV, from the coding sequence TTGAAAAAACAATATTGGTGGGTTATCGTTACATACATTTTAATGCAGTTATCTTCAATTGCCGGATTACCACTTCTCTTGAAAACTGGACTTTATGATAATAAGGGATTTACTAGAGAGGAGAAATTCCAACTCATAACTGGCCATTGGGCAATCATTAGCTTCTTTATTGCATTATGTATCGTACTTTGGTTACTTAGAACAGATATTCGTGACAGGCATTTAGATAAAATGCGCTCTACTGTTCCAGCTACAATTGGATGGATTTTTATCGGGTTTTTCTTAGCATTTTTCTCACAAAGTATTGCTGGTATGATCGAAATGTATGTATTAGGTATTAAACCTGGATCTGAAAATACAGCAAGACTTATGGATATCGCAAGAACAACACCTTGGTTCCTTATTGTTGTATCTATTATAGGGCCAATTTTAGAAGAAATCGTATTTAGAAAAATTTTATTTGGTACACTTTATAAGAAGTTTAACTTCTTTATTGCCGCTATTATTAGTTCCCTTGTATTTGCGGCGATTCATTTTGATTTTACTCACTTATTGGTATACACTGCTATGGGGCTCGTATTCGCCTTTTTATATGTAAAAACGAAGCGTATTATCGTTCCAATTGCAGCCCATGTTGCAATGAATACATTAGTTGCAGTTGCTCAAGTTTTAGTAAGCAATGAACAAATTCAAGAAATGATTAAAGAAGCTGAAAAAATGCAAGGCTTTATCGGAGGATTTTTTGTATGA
- the ampS gene encoding aminopeptidase AmpS produces MKKIFNPFTYVRKTRQLIEKLVKSVRKSIRIQLVTTFAACALLGVFFAKGAAPFFENANRQATVDYRSGMQQINYQAQRAANSSVHENKLEAISNMIEMENQNLERGNRALKILVADESGKVLYKTKQAQEEQIDLHNTIRNAASFAINYSNGQDIFENTRKEFIAFSPITIEDKNLYMFVSGIPDGVVMYDTQEGPFPFFIGVLVFIFSFFYITKRKMKQIEAMAQGVKEIEKGNLAYRIEKKGEDEIASLTENINNMAEELMNNIEKERKLEKQKNELITNVSHDLRTPLTSIMGYLRLLRDSKYENKEQHDEYTRIAFAKSEQLKNLIEDLFEYTKLTNEQVVMEKQEVCINELLEQLIEELVPQAEEHGLTFVKKFPEERAYASIDSEKMVRVFDNLLMNAIKYSKDDGEIKVSLQRQRRDIQIVIANHSEEFTREELGSLFERFYKKDQSRSRVTEGSGLGLAIAKSIVELQGGSIRAEYEDSIIQFIVLLPIIDK; encoded by the coding sequence TTGAAAAAGATATTTAATCCATTTACTTATGTGAGGAAAACAAGACAATTAATTGAGAAATTAGTAAAGAGCGTACGAAAGAGTATAAGAATTCAATTGGTTACTACTTTTGCTGCTTGTGCGTTATTAGGAGTTTTTTTTGCAAAGGGAGCTGCGCCATTTTTTGAGAATGCGAATCGTCAAGCGACTGTCGATTATCGGTCTGGTATGCAACAAATTAATTACCAAGCTCAAAGAGCAGCGAATAGTTCGGTTCATGAAAATAAATTAGAAGCTATATCCAATATGATCGAAATGGAGAATCAAAATTTAGAGCGAGGAAATAGAGCTTTAAAAATATTGGTTGCTGATGAAAGTGGTAAAGTTTTATATAAAACAAAGCAGGCGCAAGAAGAGCAAATCGATTTGCATAATACGATTCGTAATGCGGCATCATTTGCGATCAACTATTCAAATGGTCAAGATATATTTGAAAATACGAGAAAAGAATTTATAGCTTTTTCACCTATTACAATAGAAGATAAGAATTTATATATGTTCGTTAGTGGAATTCCGGATGGTGTAGTAATGTATGATACGCAAGAAGGACCGTTTCCGTTTTTCATAGGTGTACTCGTATTCATTTTCTCTTTCTTCTATATAACAAAGAGGAAGATGAAGCAGATTGAAGCGATGGCACAGGGTGTAAAGGAAATAGAAAAAGGAAACTTAGCGTATCGTATTGAGAAAAAAGGTGAGGATGAGATTGCGTCTTTAACTGAGAATATTAACAATATGGCAGAAGAGCTTATGAATAATATAGAAAAAGAGCGTAAATTAGAAAAGCAGAAAAATGAGCTCATTACGAATGTATCTCATGATTTGCGTACACCACTTACTTCTATTATGGGTTACTTAAGATTACTTAGAGACTCAAAATATGAAAATAAAGAACAACATGATGAGTATACGAGAATTGCTTTTGCAAAGTCGGAGCAGTTAAAGAATTTAATAGAAGATTTATTTGAGTATACGAAGTTGACAAATGAGCAAGTTGTAATGGAAAAACAAGAGGTTTGTATAAATGAGTTATTGGAGCAATTAATAGAAGAGTTAGTACCGCAGGCAGAAGAGCATGGACTTACGTTTGTTAAGAAGTTTCCTGAGGAACGTGCCTATGCATCGATTGATTCGGAAAAGATGGTTCGTGTATTTGATAATTTACTAATGAATGCGATTAAGTATAGTAAAGATGATGGAGAGATAAAGGTTTCTCTTCAAAGGCAGCGCAGGGATATACAAATTGTAATTGCGAATCATAGCGAAGAGTTTACGAGAGAAGAGTTAGGGAGTTTGTTTGAACGTTTTTATAAGAAGGATCAATCTAGAAGTAGAGTAACAGAAGGATCGGGGCTTGGATTAGCGATTGCGAAAAGTATTGTTGAATTGCAGGGTGGTAGTATACGAGCGGAATATGAGGATAGTATTATTCAATTTATCGTTTTGTTACCAATTATAGATAAATAG
- a CDS encoding NCS2 family permease, protein MKRYFQFDELGTNYKTEFIAGLTTFLSMAYVLFVNPATLSLGNVKGLPAGTGMDPGAVFVATALAAAIGSLIMGIFAKYPIALAPGMGINAFFAYTAVLTMGIPWQTAIAGTLMSGIIFIILTASGIREKIINAIPSELKFAVAAGIGLFIAFLGFQNAGIIVKNDAVLVGLGDLTKGTTLLAIFGVVTTIIFMIKKVNGAVFYGMILTAILGVVTGLIDTPKAVVGAIPSLEPTFGVALTHFGDIFTVEMGIVIITFFFIDFFDTAGTLVAVANQAGLMKNNKLPRAGKALFADAIATVIGAILGTSTTTSYIESSAGVAAGGRSGFTAVVTAGFFLLALFFSPLLSVVTPAVTAPALIIVGILMVSSLGEIDWKKFEIAVPAFFTIISMPLTYSIATGIAIGFIFYPITMVVSGRRKEVHPIMYVMGVLFVLYFIYVRK, encoded by the coding sequence ATGAAACGCTATTTTCAGTTTGATGAACTCGGCACAAATTATAAAACAGAGTTCATAGCAGGTTTAACGACATTTTTATCTATGGCTTATGTACTATTTGTCAATCCTGCTACGCTGTCACTTGGAAATGTTAAAGGGTTACCGGCAGGTACAGGAATGGATCCAGGTGCAGTATTCGTTGCTACAGCATTAGCAGCGGCGATTGGTTCGTTAATTATGGGGATATTTGCGAAGTATCCGATTGCTTTAGCGCCAGGTATGGGAATAAACGCGTTCTTTGCTTATACAGCGGTGTTAACGATGGGAATTCCGTGGCAAACGGCAATTGCTGGAACATTAATGTCAGGTATTATCTTTATTATTCTTACTGCTTCAGGTATTCGTGAAAAAATCATTAATGCAATTCCATCAGAGTTAAAGTTTGCAGTAGCGGCGGGTATTGGATTATTCATTGCCTTCCTTGGATTCCAAAACGCTGGAATTATCGTAAAGAATGATGCTGTCCTTGTTGGATTGGGGGATTTAACAAAGGGCACAACTTTACTAGCAATTTTCGGAGTTGTTACTACAATCATCTTCATGATTAAGAAAGTTAATGGTGCAGTATTCTACGGTATGATTCTTACAGCGATCTTAGGAGTGGTAACGGGATTAATTGATACTCCGAAAGCTGTAGTGGGAGCAATACCGAGCCTAGAACCAACGTTCGGTGTGGCGTTAACTCACTTTGGAGACATTTTCACTGTTGAAATGGGTATTGTTATTATAACGTTCTTCTTTATTGATTTCTTTGATACAGCAGGTACGCTCGTGGCGGTTGCGAATCAAGCGGGATTAATGAAGAACAATAAATTACCACGTGCAGGAAAAGCACTATTTGCAGATGCGATTGCAACTGTAATCGGTGCGATTTTAGGTACATCAACAACAACGTCTTATATTGAATCTTCTGCAGGGGTAGCAGCGGGTGGACGTTCTGGATTTACAGCAGTTGTAACAGCAGGGTTCTTCTTACTGGCACTATTCTTCTCGCCGCTATTAAGTGTTGTGACACCAGCTGTAACAGCACCAGCATTAATTATTGTAGGAATCTTGATGGTTTCATCTTTAGGAGAAATTGATTGGAAGAAATTCGAGATTGCAGTACCAGCATTCTTTACTATCATTTCAATGCCACTTACGTATAGTATCGCAACAGGAATTGCAATCGGATTTATCTTCTATCCAATTACAATGGTTGTGAGTGGCCGTCGTAAAGAGGTTCATCCAATTATGTATGTTATGGGAGTTTTATTCGTACTATATTTCATCTACGTTCGTAAATAA
- a CDS encoding alpha/beta hydrolase: MKKIGVITIVVLVLLAIAYMLVGNYFYNYALNARQEKDFLEDNPHLKETVNASGGALATNEDKNANFVSKYKPNTLTIRSFDKLNLTGYEYMNEQSSHKWALVVHGYDGRASAMTKYIRNFYERGYNVIAPDLRGHGNSEGDYVGMGWHDRKDVLLWIQQILKKDPNAEIALYGISMGGATVMMTSGEELPSNVKVIIEDCGYSTVIDEFTYQLKDLFHLPKFPVMNAANTVTKLRAGYDLEEASAVKQVAKSKTPMLFIHGDADTFVPFEMLDEVYNAAKVEKEKLIVPGAGHGEAEKIDSNKYWNTVWKFVEKYIPA; the protein is encoded by the coding sequence ATGAAAAAGATAGGTGTAATTACTATAGTAGTTTTAGTCCTTCTAGCGATTGCATATATGTTAGTCGGGAATTATTTTTATAATTATGCGTTGAATGCGAGACAAGAAAAAGATTTTTTAGAGGATAATCCTCACTTAAAGGAAACGGTGAATGCATCGGGAGGTGCATTGGCTACGAATGAAGACAAGAATGCGAACTTTGTATCAAAATATAAACCTAATACATTAACTATACGCTCTTTTGATAAGCTAAATTTAACAGGTTATGAATATATGAATGAGCAATCTAGTCATAAATGGGCACTTGTAGTTCATGGATATGATGGCAGGGCATCAGCAATGACGAAATATATCCGGAACTTCTATGAACGAGGCTACAATGTCATAGCACCGGATCTTCGTGGACACGGAAATAGTGAAGGAGATTATGTTGGTATGGGCTGGCATGATCGTAAAGATGTCCTGCTATGGATTCAACAAATTTTAAAGAAAGATCCTAATGCTGAAATAGCTCTATATGGTATTTCTATGGGTGGAGCAACTGTTATGATGACTTCTGGAGAAGAGTTACCTTCTAATGTTAAAGTTATTATTGAAGATTGCGGATACTCGACTGTTATTGATGAATTCACGTATCAACTAAAAGATTTATTCCACTTACCGAAGTTTCCTGTTATGAATGCGGCCAATACAGTTACTAAATTGAGAGCTGGATACGATTTAGAAGAGGCTTCGGCTGTAAAACAAGTTGCGAAAAGTAAAACACCTATGCTATTCATTCATGGGGATGCCGATACATTTGTTCCTTTTGAAATGTTAGATGAGGTGTATAATGCTGCAAAAGTAGAAAAAGAGAAATTAATTGTTCCAGGTGCGGGACATGGAGAAGCGGAGAAAATAGATTCAAATAAATATTGGAATACTGTATGGAAATTCGTAGAGAAGTATATTCCAGCATAA
- a CDS encoding DsbA family oxidoreductase produces the protein MKIEVWSDFVCPFCYIGKRRLEMALEQFPHKKDVEVEFKSFELDQNAPIYSGTTINEVLASKYGISIEEAKRNNIQLGNHAASMGLSFNFEEMKPTNTFDAHRLAKFAKDQGKEKEITENLLFAYFTESKNLSDVETLATIAEKSGLDKQEALDVINNKSAYANDVRVDEAIAQQYQISGVPYFIINQKYAISGAQPLETFVGALQQVWEEENQAPKLQEFSSEEGSDMSCTDGSCSIPSKEQ, from the coding sequence ATGAAAATCGAGGTTTGGTCAGATTTTGTATGCCCATTTTGCTATATTGGGAAACGTAGACTAGAAATGGCTTTAGAACAATTTCCACATAAGAAGGATGTTGAAGTTGAGTTTAAAAGTTTTGAATTAGACCAAAATGCTCCAATCTATTCTGGAACAACTATTAATGAAGTACTTGCATCAAAGTATGGGATTAGTATTGAAGAAGCTAAGCGTAATAACATACAACTAGGTAATCATGCAGCTAGTATGGGGTTAAGTTTTAACTTTGAAGAGATGAAGCCGACAAATACTTTTGATGCGCATCGTCTTGCGAAGTTTGCGAAGGATCAAGGGAAGGAAAAAGAGATTACAGAAAATCTTCTTTTTGCATATTTTACTGAATCAAAAAATTTAAGTGATGTGGAAACACTCGCTACTATTGCTGAAAAGTCGGGACTGGATAAGCAAGAAGCTTTAGATGTTATTAATAATAAAAGTGCTTATGCGAATGATGTTCGAGTTGATGAAGCTATCGCTCAGCAATATCAAATTTCGGGAGTACCTTATTTTATTATTAATCAAAAGTATGCTATTTCAGGTGCACAACCACTTGAAACTTTTGTTGGTGCACTTCAGCAAGTGTGGGAAGAAGAGAATCAAGCACCTAAGTTACAAGAGTTTTCATCAGAAGAAGGAAGCGATATGTCTTGTACTGATGGAAGTTGTTCGATCCCTTCAAAAGAACAATAG
- the groES gene encoding co-chaperone GroES, with protein sequence MLKPLGDRVVIEFVQAEEKTASGIVLPDTAKEKPQEGKVIAVGTGRVLENGERVALEVAAGDLIIFSKYAGTEVKYEGTDYLILRESDILAIIG encoded by the coding sequence ATGCTAAAGCCATTAGGTGATCGCGTTGTAATTGAATTTGTTCAAGCAGAAGAAAAAACAGCAAGTGGTATTGTATTACCAGACACTGCAAAAGAAAAACCACAAGAGGGTAAAGTTATTGCAGTAGGTACAGGCCGAGTGCTTGAAAATGGTGAGCGTGTTGCTTTAGAGGTAGCAGCAGGTGATCTTATCATCTTCTCAAAATATGCAGGTACTGAAGTGAAATACGAAGGTACAGACTACTTGATTTTACGTGAAAGTGACATTTTAGCAATTATCGGTTAA
- a CDS encoding response regulator transcription factor, with protein MAHETILVVDDEKEIRNLITIYLKNEGYKVLQAGDGEEGLRILEENEVHLVVLDIMMPKVDGIHMCMKVREAKEMPIIMLSAKTQDMDKILGLTTGADDYITKPFNPLELIARIKSQLRRYMKMNGFAIQNEDELEIGEMKINISTHKIIVEGEEVKLTPREFSILELLARNPGMVFSAEQIYEKVWNERSFQSDNTVMVHIRKVREKIEENPRKPRYIKTVWGVGYKIEKDI; from the coding sequence GTGGCACACGAAACAATACTTGTCGTAGATGATGAAAAAGAAATTAGGAATCTTATTACAATCTATTTAAAGAATGAAGGATATAAAGTACTGCAAGCAGGGGACGGAGAAGAAGGGTTACGTATATTAGAAGAAAATGAAGTGCACTTAGTCGTATTAGATATTATGATGCCAAAAGTAGATGGTATTCATATGTGTATGAAAGTAAGGGAAGCAAAGGAAATGCCGATTATTATGCTTTCTGCCAAAACGCAAGATATGGATAAGATTTTAGGATTAACAACAGGAGCAGATGATTACATAACGAAGCCCTTTAATCCATTAGAGTTAATTGCACGAATTAAATCTCAATTACGCCGTTATATGAAAATGAATGGTTTTGCTATTCAAAATGAGGACGAGCTAGAAATTGGAGAGATGAAAATAAACATCTCGACCCATAAAATTATTGTAGAGGGAGAAGAAGTGAAACTAACTCCGAGGGAATTTTCAATTTTAGAATTGTTAGCTAGAAACCCAGGTATGGTGTTTAGTGCAGAACAAATTTATGAAAAGGTGTGGAACGAACGATCTTTCCAGTCGGATAACACGGTAATGGTTCATATTCGGAAAGTACGTGAAAAGATTGAGGAGAATCCAAGGAAACCTAGATATATAAAAACAGTATGGGGAGTGGGGTATAAGATTGAAAAAGATATTTAA
- the groL gene encoding chaperonin GroEL (60 kDa chaperone family; promotes refolding of misfolded polypeptides especially under stressful conditions; forms two stacked rings of heptamers to form a barrel-shaped 14mer; ends can be capped by GroES; misfolded proteins enter the barrel where they are refolded when GroES binds), with product MAKDIKFSEEARRSMLRGVDTLANAVKVTLGPKGRNVVLEKKFGSPLITNDGVTIAKEIELEDAFENMGAKLVAEVASKTNDVAGDGTTTATVLAQAMIREGLKNVTAGANPMGLRKGIEKAVTAAIEELKAISKPIEGKSSIAQVAAISAADEEVGQLIAEAMERVGNDGVITLEESKGFTTELDVVEGMQFDRGYASPYMITDSDKMEAVLDNPYILITDKKISNIQEILPVLEQVVQQGKPLLIIAEDVEGEALATLVVNKLRGTFNVVAVKAPGFGDRRKAMLEDIAILTGGEVITEELGRDLKSATVESLGRAGKIVVTKENTTVVEGIGNTQQIEARIGQIRAQLEETTSEFDREKLQERLAKLAGGVAVIKVGAATETELKERKLRIEDALNSTRAAVEEGIVAGGGTSLMNVYTKVASIVAEGDEATGINIVLRALEEPVRQIAINAGLEGSVVVERLKGEKVGVGFNAATGEWVNMLESGIVDPAKVTRSALQNAASVAAMFLTTEAVVADKPEPNAPAMPDMGGMGMGGMGGMM from the coding sequence ATGGCAAAAGATATTAAATTTAGTGAAGAAGCACGTCGTTCGATGCTTCGCGGTGTCGACACTCTTGCAAACGCAGTAAAAGTAACGCTTGGACCAAAAGGTCGTAACGTTGTACTTGAGAAAAAATTTGGTTCACCACTTATTACAAATGACGGTGTAACAATCGCAAAAGAAATCGAATTAGAAGATGCATTCGAAAACATGGGTGCGAAATTAGTGGCAGAAGTTGCTAGCAAAACAAACGATGTAGCTGGTGACGGAACGACAACTGCAACTGTATTAGCGCAAGCTATGATTCGTGAAGGTTTAAAAAACGTAACAGCTGGTGCTAACCCAATGGGTCTTCGCAAAGGTATCGAAAAAGCTGTTACTGCTGCAATTGAAGAATTAAAAGCGATTTCTAAACCAATCGAAGGCAAATCTTCTATCGCACAAGTAGCTGCTATTTCTGCAGCTGACGAAGAAGTAGGTCAATTAATCGCTGAAGCAATGGAGCGCGTTGGTAACGACGGCGTTATTACTTTAGAAGAATCTAAAGGATTCACAACAGAATTAGACGTAGTAGAAGGTATGCAATTTGATCGTGGATATGCATCTCCTTACATGATCACTGATTCTGACAAAATGGAAGCGGTTCTTGATAACCCATACATCTTAATCACTGACAAAAAGATTTCTAACATCCAAGAAATCTTACCAGTATTAGAGCAAGTGGTACAACAAGGTAAACCACTTCTTATCATTGCTGAAGATGTAGAAGGCGAAGCGTTAGCTACATTAGTAGTGAACAAACTTCGTGGTACATTCAATGTAGTAGCTGTTAAAGCTCCTGGATTTGGTGACCGTCGTAAAGCAATGTTAGAAGATATCGCAATCTTAACTGGTGGCGAAGTAATCACTGAAGAATTAGGACGTGACTTAAAATCTGCTACAGTTGAATCTTTAGGACGCGCAGGTAAAATCGTTGTAACGAAAGAAAACACAACTGTAGTTGAAGGTATTGGGAATACACAACAAATCGAAGCTCGCATTGGCCAAATCCGTGCGCAATTAGAAGAAACTACTTCTGAATTCGATCGTGAAAAATTACAAGAGCGTCTTGCTAAATTAGCAGGTGGCGTAGCAGTAATTAAAGTAGGTGCAGCAACTGAAACTGAGTTAAAAGAGCGCAAACTTCGTATTGAAGATGCACTTAACTCAACTCGTGCAGCAGTAGAAGAAGGTATCGTTGCGGGTGGTGGTACTTCACTTATGAACGTGTACACGAAAGTAGCTTCTATCGTAGCTGAAGGCGACGAAGCAACAGGTATCAACATCGTACTTCGTGCATTAGAAGAGCCAGTTCGTCAAATCGCAATCAACGCTGGTCTAGAAGGATCTGTAGTTGTAGAGCGTCTAAAAGGCGAAAAAGTAGGCGTTGGTTTCAACGCAGCTACTGGCGAATGGGTTAACATGCTTGAGTCTGGTATCGTAGATCCAGCTAAAGTAACTCGCTCTGCACTTCAAAACGCAGCATCTGTTGCAGCTATGTTCTTAACGACTGAAGCTGTAGTTGCTGACAAGCCAGAACCAAATGCACCAGCAATGCCTGACATGGGCGGCATGGGCATGGGCGGTATGGGCGGAATGATGTAA
- a CDS encoding YdiK family protein: protein MRNSPLFMAALYFLLGCIFTRFAITNVTDTIWNMWTILFAVMATIDFNLALRLILVKFTKKKQ, encoded by the coding sequence ATGAGAAACTCACCATTGTTCATGGCTGCATTGTATTTTCTTCTTGGATGTATCTTTACACGTTTCGCCATTACGAACGTAACAGATACAATCTGGAATATGTGGACAATACTATTTGCAGTTATGGCAACAATTGATTTTAATTTGGCACTTCGCCTTATCTTAGTTAAATTCACAAAGAAAAAACAATAA